The genomic DNA GAGGATCTCTTCGTAGGTACGATCCGCGAGGGCGGTAACACGCTGCGCGGCTTCACGGCCGCGGGCGCGTTCATCCGTTGCTTCACGATCCCGTTCGGCGATCATCCGGCGCAATGTGGCGTCAAAGTTCTGCTCCGGCAGGTTGGTCTGGCGCAAGCGCACGTCAACCACACGCAGGCCCAGAGCCGTGGCGCGGGCATCGGCGCGTGTGCGGATCTGGTCCATCAGGGCGGACCGTTCCGGCGACAGGATCGTGTTCGACGTCACGCCCTGCGCACCGAGCACGGCACGGATCTGGGATTCGAGAATACCGCTCAATTCAGAGCTGGCGCGGCTTTCGCCACCGGTACCGATCGCCTGACGATACTGCACCACATCATCGATGCGGTAGAGCACGAAGGCATCGACGCGCAAACGACGGTCATCGGCCGGTGTGACCTCGATCACCTCGGTTTCCAAAGACAGGATACGGTCTTCGAAGCGGACGACCTCGTCGACCCATGGCACCTTGAAGCCAAGACCGGGCTCGGTGACGACCTGTTTGATCTGGCCGAACCGCAGGACAAGCGCCTTTTCACGTTCGTCCACGACAAAGATGGAGGACAGGACCGCCGCGATGGCGACAATGATGACCGGGATGAAGAAACTGCTCTTTTTCATCAGTTTGTGCCTCCGCTGCGACGCAATTCATTGAGCGGCAGATAGGGAACAACGCCCTGCCCGCCACCGGCGCCCTGTTGGTTTTCGAGGATGATCTTGTCCACGTCGCCAAAGACCTTTTCCATCGTCTCGAGATAGAGGCGCTTGCGGGTCACTTCGGGGGCTGCCTGATATTCCTCAAGCACCGCTTCGAAACGGCTGGCTTCACCGATGGCGCCGTTGACCTCGCGCGCGCGGTAGCCTTCGGCCGCCTCAAGCAGCTTTGCGCTTTCACCACGGGCTTCGGCCGTTTTCTGGTTGGCGTAGGCGTCGGCCTGACGTTCGAGGCGGTCGCGCTCCTGCTCGGCGGCCTGAACGTCGCGGAAGGCGTCAACCACGGAGACAGGCTGCGAATTGCCCTGTGCGTCCACGACCGTCACGGTTTCGGCGGGCGGGTCGACCTTGTTCACGTTGACACGCAAAACGTTGATGCCGGTTTCGCGGTTATCGAGCGTGGTCTGGATCAGCGACTTGACCGTTTCCTCGACACGGCCACGGTCGCGGTTGAGGATCGGAGCCAGTTCGGATTGCGCGATCACTTCGCGCATTGCGGACTCGGAAATCGCCCGGACGGATGCATCGGGATCGCGCAGCGAGAATTTGAACTGCTGGGCGTCCTTGATGTTCCAGACGACCTGGAAGTCGATATCGACGATGTTTTCGTCCGTTGTCAGCATCAGGCCGTCGTTGGTGTTGCCACCACGGTTCACGCCGAGCGTTTCGGTGCGGTTGGTCGTCACATCGAACACTTCGGCCGTGACAAAGGGCCATGGCGCAAAGTTCAGACCCTCGGTGCCGATGCCGGAAAACTCACCCAGGAACAGCTCGATCGATTGCTGTTCGGGCCGGACCGTATAGGCCGAGGCAAAGAGCCACGCGGCCGCCGCGACCAGTGCCGCAATCCCGACCGTGCCGCGCGTGATGACCGGACCGCCGTTGCCGCCGCCCGTGCCACCGCCGCCGCCGTTCTGGCGGCCACCGCCGCCCATCAGCACACGCAGTTGTTCCTGACCTTTTTTGACCAGCTCGTCGATCTCGGGGATGGGGGGTTTATCACCGCCGCCGCGGTTGCCACCGCCACCACCACCGCTGGGAGGACGGTTGCCGCCCCCGCCCTGATTACCGCCGCCGCCGTTCGCGCCGCCGCCTGAATTGCCACCGCCGCCCCAAGGACCGCCTGTGTTGCCAGCCATATGTCTTTCCCTCTTTCGGCGCCTTTTTGGGCACCCTTAATCCTGTGTGTCTAACCTGTGCGCTCTGGCGTTAAAATCAAGATGTGCGCACCGGGTCTCGCATGGTTACCAGTTCTTCGGACATGGTGGGGTGAACCGCGCATGTCTGGTCGAATTGTTGCTTGGTTGCGCCCATCTTTACCGCGATGCCTGCCAACTGGATCATTTCACCCGCGTTCGGTGCGACGATATGACAACCCAGCACAACCTGCGTTTTCTTCGATACCACCAGTTTCATCAACACGCGCGAGGTTGATCCTGCAAACGCCGATTGCATGGGGCGGAAAGATGTACAGTAGACGTCGATCTCTTCCTGCTCGCGGGCGTCTTCTTCGCTCATCCCGACGGTGCCCATTTCAGGCTGTGTAAAGATGGCCGATGCGATCAGTTCGTGGTCCACCGGCGTGGGTTCATCGCCAAACACCGTCTTGGTGAATGCCATGCCTTCGCGGATCGCGACGGGGGTCAGATTGACGCGGTCGGTCACGTCACCGATGGCATAGACGGACGGAACCGCGGTTTGCGAGTACTCGTCCACGACAATTTCGCCGCGTCGCCCGATTTCAATCCCGATCTCCTCGAGGCCCATGCCCTTGGTCGACGGATCGCGACCGGTTGCGAAAAGAACCATGTCAAAAATCTTCTCACCGCCGTTCGTCGACTTGACCCAGATCGGGCCGCGCTGCCCTGCCTGCGCGCCGTCATTCTGCACCCGCATGTCCTCGGCCTGTTTGACAGACGCGCCCATCGACGCATCCGAGGCTGTCGGCTGCGGCCCCTCATTGCGGTCTGCCTCGAGCGCCATCTCGACGATATTGGTGCCCGTGTGCAGATCGATGCCGTTGCTGCGCATGCTTTCGGCAATCAGGCCCCGCGCCTCTTCGTCAAAGCCGCGTAGAATCTGGGCACCGCGGTAGTATTGCGTGACCTCGACACCCAGCCCCTTGAGGATGCAGGCAAATTCACACGCGATATAGCCGCCCCCGATGATCAAGATCGATTTGGGCAGCTTTTCGAGGTGGAAAATGTCATCCGAGACGATCCCGAGATCGGCATTGGGCAGGTCGGGGCGCACGGGGTGCCCGCCGGTTGCCACAAGAATATGCTTTGCGGTTTTTGTCTCGCCCGTGGACAGCTTGACCGTGTGCGCATCCTCAAGGCTTGCGAAGGCGTCGAATTTATCGACCCCGGAGCCGTCCAGCAGGCTGCGGTAGACATCTTCGAGCCGGTCGAGTTCGCTGTTGAGCCGGTCGCGGAAACCGTGCCAGTCGAAAGGCCCGGGCTTGATGTCCCAGCCGTAGCACTGCGCCTCTTCTGCGGTCGCGGCATAGCCGGAGGCGAAAACCATCAGCTTTTTCGGCACGCAGCCGCGGATCACGCAGGTGCCGCCGTAGCGGTCGTGTTCGGCCAACCCGACCTTGGCACCGTATTCGCCCGCCGCGACACGGGCAGCCCGCACACCACCGGATCCACCGCCGATTACAAACAGGTCGTAGTCATATTTGGACGTGTCGCTCATTGGGTAGCCTTTCGGTGTCTTTGAATTCAGTCGCTCAGATCGGAAAAAAGATTGTCGGTCTCGACAAAGTCCAGCCGCTCGGTGGCGACAGTGCCTTCATTTATGTCGCGCACTTCGACCTTGCCATCCCCGTAACCGATCACAACCGCGTCACAAATGTCGATAAACAGGCCGTTTTCCACGACACCCGGCATCTGGTTGATCACCAGTGCCAACTGGCGCGCGTTGCCGATGCGGTTGAGGTGCAGATCAAGAATATGGTTGCCCTCGTCCGTGATGAACGGGACATCGCCGTTCATCCGCAAGGTGCTGGAACGGCCCAGAACATCCATCGAGATCAGGGTTTCCTCGACAAGCGCCTGTGTGGTTTGCCATCCGAAGGGGATCACCTCGATCGGCAGGGGAAAAGCCCCGAGCGTTTCGACTTCCTTGCCGACATCCGCGATCACGACCATCTGGTCACTGGCGGTGGCGACGATCTTTTCCTGCAACAATGCGCCGCCGCCCCCTTTGATCAGGTTCAGGTCGCCGTCGAATTCATCGGCACCGTCAATCGTGAGATCGAGCCATTTCGCCTCGTCGAGGCTGATCACCTCGATCCCGACCTCGCGGGCGAGCTGTGCCGTGCGCGTCGAGGTCGGCACGCCGCGTATCTTCAGACCGTCGTCACGCACCATTTCGCCCAAGCAGCGCACCAGCCACGCGGCCGTCGATCCGGTGCCGAGCCCGACCCGCATGCCGTCCTCGACGTATTCAGCCGCGCGCTTGGCGGCCACGAATTTCGCTTTGTCGATGGGCGACAGTTCTCCGGACATGGGGCAGCTCCTTTGGTCACTGACCGCGTTATAGAGCGATTGCCCCGCAGGAGCGAGAGGGCGCATGCGAAAATTGCGCACGCCGCATTTTCGGGCGCGCGAAACCGGAACGCACCGCGCGCCGACCGGTTTTCAGAAGAGCGTCGATAGTGCGTTTTGGGCACCCAGTTGCTGGGTGAGGGTAACCCAGACGACGCTGATGATGACAAGGAATGTGAATCGCTGCATGCCCCCAATCTAGGCCAGCGGCATTTAACAGACCGTTACCCGTGACCCTTTCGGATGACAGCGGGTCGTTTTGGGCCAACCCCGCACAGGCGGCTCCCCCTACACAGCGCGTATGACTTACCTGCTGCACTACGCCCCCGACAACGCATCCCTGATCATTCGGCTGGCGCTGGAGCACCGCGGCGTGGCTTATACCACCGCCCTCGTTGACCGCAGCGCGCGCGCGCAGGAAACGGCAGAATATCGCAAGATCAACCCCACCGGCCTGATCCCGGCGCTCGAGACGCCACAGGGTACGCTCTTTGAAACGGGAGCGATTCTGCTGTGGCTGGCGGACCGGCATGGCGGATTGGGCCCCGCGCCCCATGACGCCGCGCGCGGCGATTTTCTCAAATGGTTTTTCTTTGCGGCCAACACGGTGCATCCCGTGCTGCGGATGATGTTCTATCCCGAAAAATACACGCAAGGGTCCGCCGCCGGTCTCCGGGCGGGCCTTGTGGTGCAGCTGAAATCCGGGTTTGCGCATCTGGACGCTGTCGCGGCGGGCGGTGAACAGTGGTTCGGCGGTGAGAGCCCCACCGCGCTCGATTTCTATGTGGCGTGCATGCTGCGGTGGTGCGCGCTTTATCCCGACGACTATGACAGGGGCTGGTTCGATCTGCGGGCGACGCCCGCTCTGGCCGATCTGTGCCAGCGGTTGGAGCAGTTGCCTTGTGTCCACCGGCTGCAAGCGGCAGAAGATCTTGGGCCGACCCCGTTTACGCGGCCGCGCCGCGCCACCCCTCCAACCGGAAGTGCAACCTGATGTTTCTGTCTGTTTTCGACATGTTCAAAGTGGGTATCGGCCCGTCGTCCTCTCATACCATGGGGCCGATGGTGGCGGCCGCGCGGTTCCTTGACCTGATGCGCGCCTCGCCCTTCCGCTTTGCCGGGCTGCGGGCGTCGCTGCACGGATCGCTGGCGTTTACCGGGGTGGGTCACGCCACGGACCGCGCCACGATACTGGGTCTGGCCGGCTTTACGCCCGAAGCCTACGACGCGGATGCGGCCGAGCGCTGTTTGCAGTCCATTCGAGAAAGCCACACCATCACCGTGGACGGGCTGCCGCCTTTGCACTTCGATCCCAAAGAAGATCTGGTGTTCGACTATGACACACCGCTGGCTGGCCACGCCAATGGCATGATGCTGATGGCCCGCGATGCGCAAAGCGATGTCGTGCTGCGTGAAACCTACTATTCCATCGGCGGTGGTTTCGTGATGACCGAGGCGGAGCTGGCCGCAGGCAAGGACACCGACGAAGGCGCGCCCGTGCCCTATCCGTTCAAAACCGCTTCGGAGATGCTGAAAATGGCGACCGCGGCGGGAAAGACGATTGCCCAGATGAAACGGGCCAACGAGATTTCGCGCAACGGCGAAGTGCATCTGCGCACCGGTGCCCGGCGGTTGTGGCAGGTGATGAACGCGTGCATTGATCGCGGTTTGCAAACGGACGGCATATTGCCCGGCGGATTGTCGGTGCGCCGTCGTGCCAAGGGCATACATGATGCGTTGCAGGCCGAACGGGGCCTCAACCAGAGTGCGCCGCACACGATCAATGACTGGATGAGCGTTTACGCCATGGCGGTGAACGAGGAAAACGCGGCCGGCGGACAAGTCGTGACCGCGCCCACGAACGGGGCCGCGGGCGTGCTGCCCGCAACGCTGCGCTATTATCTCGATCATGTGCCCGGTGCCTCCGAGAACCACATCGAGGAGTTTCTGCTGACCGCGGCCGCGATCGGCGGTCTGGTGAAGTTCAACGCCTCCATTTCGGGGGCCGAAGCGGGCTGCCAGGCCGAAGTTGGGTCAGCGGCGGCGATGTCGGCGGCGGGACTGTGCGCCGTCATGGGCGGCACGCCCCAGCAGGTCGAGAATGCCGCCGAGATCGCGCTCGAACATCATCTGGGAATGACCTGTGATCCGGTCAAAGGTCTGGTTCAGGTGCCCTGCATCGAACGCAACGGTCTGGGCGCGATCAAGGCGGTATCGGCGGCGTCGCTGGCCCTGCGCGGGGATGGCACGCACCTTGTTCCACTGGATGCCTGCATCGAGACGATGCGTCAGACCGGTGCCGACATGAGCGAGAAATACAAGGAAACCTCACTGGGCGGTCTGGCTGTCAACATTCCCAACTGTTGACCGTACGAAAGCGGGAACCAACTGCTGCGGCGATTGTTGGGATTGCCTGTACCCGAACGGGTGCATCTAGATACCAACAGAGCAGGAGACCGCTATGCACGTCCTTATGATCCTCACGTCCCACGATGAACTTGGTGATACCGGAGAGAAAACCGGCTTCTGGCTCGAAGAATTCGCGGCCCCCTATTACGTCCTCAAGGACGCAGGCGCGCAGATCACGCTGGCCTCCCCCAAGGGCGGGCAGCCGCCACTCGATCCGAAGTCCGACAGCGAAGACGCCCAGACCGAAGACACAAGGCGCTTCAAAAACGACGATGACGCGCAGGCGGCGCTGGCATCGACCCACAAGCTGTCCGAGATCGATCCGGCGGGATATGACGCGGTGTTCTATCCCGGCGGCCACGGCCCGCTGTGGGATCTAGCGCATGATCCCGACAGCATCCGGATCATCGAAGCCTTCGCCGCACACGACCGCCCCATCGGTGCTGTCTGCCACGCGCCGGGTGTGTTCAAGAACGTGAAGGGCACGGATGGCGACCCGCTGGTCAAAGACCGCAAGGTCACCGGATTTACCAACACCGAAGAAGAAGGGGTAGGTCTCACCGATGTCGTGCCTTTCCTTGTCGAGGACATGCTGAAAGAGAATGGCGGTCACTATGACAAGGGTGATGACTGGGCGAGTTTTGTGCTGACCGACGGGAAGCTGGTGACGGGCCAGAACCCTGCCTCCTCCAAAGAAGCGGCACAGGCGTTGCTGAAGCTGCTGTGATACCGATGGCATGCCGTTAGGTATGGACAGACCGGGCGCCCTGCGTCCGGTCTTTACGTTTGGGGGCGCGCAGACCAGCTCTGGCCCTGTGCCGCCAGAAAGCCCACGACCTGTTCAAGACAACGGCGCGGCACGATGACCAGCATCCCCGGTCCGTCCATCCACAACTCTACGGGTCCGAGCGCGTGGTTCGATGTGCCGACCGTGCCATCGGGTGCGAAATCAATCCCGTCAATGGGCCAGTTGAGACCCTCACTGCGCCCCCGCACCGGTGACAGTGGATAGAGCGATACAGGCTCCCCCGCCCGTGTATCGAGGTGCAGATGCGGCGGACAGGCCAGAACAATCTCGTGCTCGCCCAGCAAGACACACGCGCGGTCGGCCCGGCGCACCAGCACCGTCATGGCGGCCATTTGGTGATCAATCCGCGCGCCCAGAAACCCGACCCCGATCACCACGGGGGCCCGTGTATTGCGAAGCGCCTTGTCGAAATCGGTGGATTGTTGTTCACTGATGCGGTGCTGACGGTCGGAGGGGATCTGCGCCAGTGCCTCTGGGGGGGCGCTGTCCATGTCTCCGATCACTGCGTGCGGCAGATGACCTGCCGCCAATGCCAGCGACACGCCGCCGTCCACTGCCACCAACAAGGGCGCGTGGATTAAGGCCTCTTCAACGTCTCGCACGCTAGCCTGCCCCCCACCGACAAGTGTGACTGGAGCTGAATCGTGAACAATGGGATCTGACATGCAGCATTCATGCCCTTTTTGGAAACCGACCACAATAACGCCGCAAAATCATACTGCTACTGGCATAGTTTGGGGCCGCTTTAGTCTTGACCATCGTGGTAAACGACAAGCTGCAAAGACGCAGAGGACGAGCATCCGATGATCAACAACAACAAGATTCTAACGGTCTCCTACGGTACATTTTCGTGCACGCTCGAGGGGTTCGATGATTCCTTCGGCACGATGAAGGCAATTGCGGAGTATTTTCGCGATCTGGCCGCCGATGACAGATATTTCGGGGCCGAGCCGCCGCAACCCGATGCACAGATGCTGGCGCGGATCGCACAACGCGAGATATCGCGACACGTCGAAGCCCGCGAGCACGAAGGCAAGATTGTCCTGAGTGCGCAGGAAAACGCCCAGATCGCAGCACCCGCCGCAGCAGTCGCTGCAACTGCCGCAGCCACAGCGCCTGCAGCCGAAGCCCCCGAGCCCGTGGCCGCCCGAGAAGACGTGACACCCCCGGCGCCCGCCGCCGAAGCCCCGCCAATGGATGAAGTCACGGCGGACGTGGAAACTGCGGCGCAAGATGATGCGCCCGATGCAAGTGACGCGAAGGGCGTTGCCGACGCGCATACCGATCACGAAGACATGCCCGATATCGTGCCCAGCCTTCCCGACGCCGAAGTCGAAGCGTTTTTCGCCGAGGCCGAGCCGGAAGCTTCCGCAGATGTATTCGAGGACGATGTTCCGCCTGCGCCCGTCACAGCCGATCAGACGGCGACCTCCATTGCGGAAAAGCTCAAGCGGATCCGTGCCGTGGTATCGAGCCAGACGGACGAGACTGACGACGCAGACACGGCATATCTGGAAGACGAACACGCCCAAGATGCCGCCTCTGGCGAAGACGCGGAAGAGCACGCTGCTATCGATATTTCGGTCGACGTCGAGGCCGAGGACGACGCGCAGGTCGACGTCGAGGTAAATGTCGAGATGGCCGACGAGGACGCCGTTGAAGAAGCCGAAGCGGTTTCGGCTGACGCGGCGGAAAACCCGGTCATCGCGGATACCCTGCGCGACATCGAAGATGCGCTGGACGCCGATGACGAGATGGAAACGGTGTCGGAATTCGACCCCGACGATGCAGACGAATACGACGATGTCGCCGCTTTGCTCAGCCGGCTTGACGCCGAAGTCGAAGCGGAGCCTGTGGATGCCGATGAGGTCGCGGAGACAGAAGCTGTTTCCGAGAGCGATGAAGATAACACTCCCGAAGACGAAATGGCCTCCGAAGAGGTTGACGTGGCCGAGGACGGTTCCTCGGACGACAACATTCTCGCCGCGTTGGCCTCGCACGATGACGACGCGGGCGATGCCGAGGACGACAACCTGTTTGACGCCGACGGCGAAACCGCCGCCGATAGCGAAGCAGATGACGACGACCGCCCGGCGC from Sulfitobacter sp. S190 includes the following:
- the rpiA gene encoding ribose-5-phosphate isomerase RpiA, whose product is MSGELSPIDKAKFVAAKRAAEYVEDGMRVGLGTGSTAAWLVRCLGEMVRDDGLKIRGVPTSTRTAQLAREVGIEVISLDEAKWLDLTIDGADEFDGDLNLIKGGGGALLQEKIVATASDQMVVIADVGKEVETLGAFPLPIEVIPFGWQTTQALVEETLISMDVLGRSSTLRMNGDVPFITDEGNHILDLHLNRIGNARQLALVINQMPGVVENGLFIDICDAVVIGYGDGKVEVRDINEGTVATERLDFVETDNLFSDLSD
- a CDS encoding type 1 glutamine amidotransferase domain-containing protein, which gives rise to MHVLMILTSHDELGDTGEKTGFWLEEFAAPYYVLKDAGAQITLASPKGGQPPLDPKSDSEDAQTEDTRRFKNDDDAQAALASTHKLSEIDPAGYDAVFYPGGHGPLWDLAHDPDSIRIIEAFAAHDRPIGAVCHAPGVFKNVKGTDGDPLVKDRKVTGFTNTEEEGVGLTDVVPFLVEDMLKENGGHYDKGDDWASFVLTDGKLVTGQNPASSKEAAQALLKLL
- the hflK gene encoding FtsH protease activity modulator HflK; this translates as MAGNTGGPWGGGGNSGGGANGGGGNQGGGGNRPPSGGGGGGNRGGGDKPPIPEIDELVKKGQEQLRVLMGGGGRQNGGGGGTGGGNGGPVITRGTVGIAALVAAAAWLFASAYTVRPEQQSIELFLGEFSGIGTEGLNFAPWPFVTAEVFDVTTNRTETLGVNRGGNTNDGLMLTTDENIVDIDFQVVWNIKDAQQFKFSLRDPDASVRAISESAMREVIAQSELAPILNRDRGRVEETVKSLIQTTLDNRETGINVLRVNVNKVDPPAETVTVVDAQGNSQPVSVVDAFRDVQAAEQERDRLERQADAYANQKTAEARGESAKLLEAAEGYRAREVNGAIGEASRFEAVLEEYQAAPEVTRKRLYLETMEKVFGDVDKIILENQQGAGGGQGVVPYLPLNELRRSGGTN
- a CDS encoding L-serine ammonia-lyase, producing the protein MFLSVFDMFKVGIGPSSSHTMGPMVAAARFLDLMRASPFRFAGLRASLHGSLAFTGVGHATDRATILGLAGFTPEAYDADAAERCLQSIRESHTITVDGLPPLHFDPKEDLVFDYDTPLAGHANGMMLMARDAQSDVVLRETYYSIGGGFVMTEAELAAGKDTDEGAPVPYPFKTASEMLKMATAAGKTIAQMKRANEISRNGEVHLRTGARRLWQVMNACIDRGLQTDGILPGGLSVRRRAKGIHDALQAERGLNQSAPHTINDWMSVYAMAVNEENAAGGQVVTAPTNGAAGVLPATLRYYLDHVPGASENHIEEFLLTAAAIGGLVKFNASISGAEAGCQAEVGSAAAMSAAGLCAVMGGTPQQVENAAEIALEHHLGMTCDPVKGLVQVPCIERNGLGAIKAVSAASLALRGDGTHLVPLDACIETMRQTGADMSEKYKETSLGGLAVNIPNC
- a CDS encoding glutathione S-transferase family protein; protein product: MTYLLHYAPDNASLIIRLALEHRGVAYTTALVDRSARAQETAEYRKINPTGLIPALETPQGTLFETGAILLWLADRHGGLGPAPHDAARGDFLKWFFFAANTVHPVLRMMFYPEKYTQGSAAGLRAGLVVQLKSGFAHLDAVAAGGEQWFGGESPTALDFYVACMLRWCALYPDDYDRGWFDLRATPALADLCQRLEQLPCVHRLQAAEDLGPTPFTRPRRATPPTGSAT
- a CDS encoding thiamine diphosphokinase; this translates as MSDPIVHDSAPVTLVGGGQASVRDVEEALIHAPLLVAVDGGVSLALAAGHLPHAVIGDMDSAPPEALAQIPSDRQHRISEQQSTDFDKALRNTRAPVVIGVGFLGARIDHQMAAMTVLVRRADRACVLLGEHEIVLACPPHLHLDTRAGEPVSLYPLSPVRGRSEGLNWPIDGIDFAPDGTVGTSNHALGPVELWMDGPGMLVIVPRRCLEQVVGFLAAQGQSWSARPQT
- a CDS encoding FAD-dependent oxidoreductase, with protein sequence MSDTSKYDYDLFVIGGGSGGVRAARVAAGEYGAKVGLAEHDRYGGTCVIRGCVPKKLMVFASGYAATAEEAQCYGWDIKPGPFDWHGFRDRLNSELDRLEDVYRSLLDGSGVDKFDAFASLEDAHTVKLSTGETKTAKHILVATGGHPVRPDLPNADLGIVSDDIFHLEKLPKSILIIGGGYIACEFACILKGLGVEVTQYYRGAQILRGFDEEARGLIAESMRSNGIDLHTGTNIVEMALEADRNEGPQPTASDASMGASVKQAEDMRVQNDGAQAGQRGPIWVKSTNGGEKIFDMVLFATGRDPSTKGMGLEEIGIEIGRRGEIVVDEYSQTAVPSVYAIGDVTDRVNLTPVAIREGMAFTKTVFGDEPTPVDHELIASAIFTQPEMGTVGMSEEDAREQEEIDVYCTSFRPMQSAFAGSTSRVLMKLVVSKKTQVVLGCHIVAPNAGEMIQLAGIAVKMGATKQQFDQTCAVHPTMSEELVTMRDPVRTS
- the hflC gene encoding protease modulator HflC; this translates as MKKSSFFIPVIIVAIAAVLSSIFVVDEREKALVLRFGQIKQVVTEPGLGFKVPWVDEVVRFEDRILSLETEVIEVTPADDRRLRVDAFVLYRIDDVVQYRQAIGTGGESRASSELSGILESQIRAVLGAQGVTSNTILSPERSALMDQIRTRADARATALGLRVVDVRLRQTNLPEQNFDATLRRMIAERDREATDERARGREAAQRVTALADRTYEEILSEARRDARIIEGEADAERNRVFAQAYSKDPEFFEFYRSLSAYEESLRGSNSTMVLSPDSEFFNYLRSDQGVRSEEGELR